From a region of the Panicum virgatum strain AP13 chromosome 2K, P.virgatum_v5, whole genome shotgun sequence genome:
- the LOC120694943 gene encoding probable serine/threonine-protein kinase PBL7 isoform X1, with protein sequence MKIAAGAAKGLEYLHDKASPPVIYRDLKCSNILLGEGYHPKLSDFGLAKLGPVGDKTHVSTRVMGTYGYCAPEYAMTGQLTLKSDIYSFGVVLLEIITGRRVIDNTRVVGEQNLVAWARPLFKDRRKFPLMADPALEGQYPSRGLYQALAFAAMCVQEQPSMRPLIGDVVTALTYLASQTYDPEAHGISRMVAPGTPPRTRTRNRSHGSVDQRGSG encoded by the exons ATGAAGATAGCTGCTGGTGCAGCGAAAGGGCTAGAGTATTTACATGACAAAGCCAGTCCTCCTGTCATATACCGTGACTTGAAATGTTCAAACATCTTACTTGGAGAGGGTTATCACCCAAAACTTTCTGATTTTGGATTGGCAAAGCTTGGTCCAGTCGGTGATAAAACTCATGTGTCCACAAGAGTGATGGGGACATATGGGTATTGTGCCCCTGAGTATGCTATGACCGGACAGTTGACCCTAAAGTCAGACATTTATAGCTTTGGTGTTGTCCTTTTGGAGATCATTACAGGACGAAGGGTTATTGATAACACCCGAGTCGTGGGGGAGCAAAATCTTGTTGCTTGG GCCCGGCCCTTGTTCAAAGACAGGAGGAAATTCCCCCTGATGGCTGACCCTGCACTAGAGGGTCAGTATCCGTCAAGGGGATTGTACCAGGCCCTTGCTTTTGCTGCAATGTGTGTTCAAGAGCAACCGAGCATGAGACCACTGATCGGAGATGTGGTCACAGCTCTTACTTACCTTGCCTCCCAGACCTACGATCCGGAGGCACATGGCATTTCACGCATGGTGGCTCCAGGCACGCCACCACGGACTAGGACCAGGAATCGAAGCCATGGCTCTGTGGATCAGAGAGGAAGCGGCTAA
- the LOC120694943 gene encoding probable serine/threonine-protein kinase PBL7 isoform X3 — MESCSPASALGGAKKKRPLEIPPSSEKPNLGPSPSVMKQDSLEVNKDAANKDIVLSNGSDHHQIAAQTFTFRDLAVVTRNFRPDCLLGGGGFGRVYKGYLNCVNQLDRNGLQGNREFLVEVLMLSLLHHPNLVSLIGYCADGDQRLLVYEYMPLGSLEDHLHGMLFKSCTAVFSF; from the exons ATGGAAAGCTGCTCCCCTGCCTCGGCCCTCGGGGGCGCCAAGAAGAAGAGGCCTCTGGAGATCCCGCCCTCCTCAG AGAAACCCAACCTGGGGCCATCGCCCAGTGTGATGAAGCAGGACTCGTTGGAGGTGAACAAGGATGCTGCAAACAAGGACATCGTCTTGAGCAATGGATCTGACCATCACCAAATCGCTGCGCAGACCTTCACTTTCAGGGACCTCGCAGTGGTCACAAGGAACTTCAGACCTGATTGCCTTCTTGGTGGGGGTGGATTTGGCCGAGTGTATAAAGGCTATCTGAACTGTGTCAACCAG CTTGACCGTAACGGATTACAAGGCAACAGGGAGTTTCTTGTTGAAGTTCTGATGCTGAGCTTGCTGCATCACCCAAATCTTGTCAGCCTTATTGGCTACTGTGCTGATGGCGATCAGAGGCTCTTGGTTTATGAATACATGCCTCTAGGTTCTCTTGAGGATCACCTTCATGGTATGCTATTTAAATCCTGCACTGCTGTATTTTCCTTTTGA
- the LOC120694943 gene encoding probable serine/threonine-protein kinase PBL7 isoform X2, which translates to MESCSPASALGGAKKKRPLEIPPSSEKPNLGPSPSVMKQDSLEVNKDAANKDIVLSNGSDHHQIAAQTFTFRDLAVVTRNFRPDCLLGGGGFGRVYKGYLNCVNQVVAIKQLDRNGLQGNREFLVEVLMLSLLHHPNLVSLIGYCADGDQRLLVYEYMPLGSLEDHLHDPQIRHGLIGIQG; encoded by the exons ATGGAAAGCTGCTCCCCTGCCTCGGCCCTCGGGGGCGCCAAGAAGAAGAGGCCTCTGGAGATCCCGCCCTCCTCAG AGAAACCCAACCTGGGGCCATCGCCCAGTGTGATGAAGCAGGACTCGTTGGAGGTGAACAAGGATGCTGCAAACAAGGACATCGTCTTGAGCAATGGATCTGACCATCACCAAATCGCTGCGCAGACCTTCACTTTCAGGGACCTCGCAGTGGTCACAAGGAACTTCAGACCTGATTGCCTTCTTGGTGGGGGTGGATTTGGCCGAGTGTATAAAGGCTATCTGAACTGTGTCAACCAG GTTGTTGCTATAAAGCAGCTTGACCGTAACGGATTACAAGGCAACAGGGAGTTTCTTGTTGAAGTTCTGATGCTGAGCTTGCTGCATCACCCAAATCTTGTCAGCCTTATTGGCTACTGTGCTGATGGCGATCAGAGGCTCTTGGTTTATGAATACATGCCTCTAGGTTCTCTTGAGGATCACCTTCATG ATCCCCAGATAAGGCACGGCTTGATTGGAATACAGGGATGA